A stretch of the Flavobacterium sp. 5 genome encodes the following:
- a CDS encoding 2Fe-2S iron-sulfur cluster-binding protein: MKVTIDGQEIEVEAGTTILQAARMIGGEVVPPAMCYYSKLKGSGGKCRCCLVDVTKGSDADPRPMPKLMASCVTGCQDGMEIASKASTRVQEARKAVTEFLLINHPLDCPICDQAGECDLQNLSFEHGKSQSRFIEEKRTFEPEDIGPNIQLHMNRCILCQRCVQVADQLTDNRVHGVMDRGDHANISTCISKAIDNEFSGNMIDVCPVGALTDKTFRFKSRVWFNKPYNAHRECTTPGCCGKTTVWMFGGEIQRVTGRKDEFHEVEEFICNSCRFDHKDVNDWTIEGPREFEKDSVINQNNYTQKLEKVEIATEKNILLGRDQDRKKISMASNPLDINTKQS; the protein is encoded by the coding sequence ATGAAAGTAACTATAGACGGTCAAGAAATTGAAGTAGAAGCAGGAACAACGATCTTGCAAGCTGCACGTATGATTGGTGGAGAAGTTGTTCCGCCAGCGATGTGCTATTATTCTAAATTAAAGGGGAGCGGTGGAAAATGCCGTTGTTGTTTAGTCGATGTAACCAAAGGTAGTGACGCTGACCCAAGACCTATGCCAAAATTGATGGCTTCTTGTGTAACTGGCTGTCAAGACGGAATGGAAATCGCTAGTAAAGCATCTACTAGAGTTCAAGAAGCAAGAAAAGCAGTAACTGAATTTTTGTTAATTAATCACCCACTAGATTGCCCTATTTGTGATCAAGCTGGAGAATGTGATTTACAAAACCTAAGCTTCGAACACGGAAAATCACAATCTCGTTTTATTGAAGAAAAAAGAACATTTGAACCAGAAGATATTGGTCCAAATATTCAATTACACATGAATCGTTGTATTTTATGTCAAAGATGTGTGCAAGTTGCAGATCAATTGACAGACAATCGTGTTCATGGTGTAATGGATCGTGGTGATCATGCTAATATTTCGACTTGTATTTCAAAAGCTATAGATAATGAGTTTTCTGGAAATATGATTGATGTATGTCCTGTTGGTGCTTTGACTGACAAAACTTTTAGATTCAAATCTAGAGTTTGGTTCAACAAACCTTACAATGCACACAGAGAATGTACTACTCCAGGATGTTGTGGAAAAACTACTGTTTGGATGTTTGGTGGGGAAATCCAACGTGTAACTGGTCGTAAAGATGAGTTCCATGAAGTGGAAGAGTTCATTTGTAACAGTTGTCGTTTTGACCACAAAGATGTTAATGATTGGACAATTGAAGGACCAAGAGAATTTGAAAAAGATTCTGTTATCAATCAAAACAATTACACTCAAAAATTAGAGAAAGTAGAAATCGCTACTGAGAAAAATATCCTTTTGGGTAGAGACCAAGATCGCAAAAAAATTAGTATGGCTTCAAATCCATTAGACATTAACACTAAACAATCTTAA
- the nuoH gene encoding NADH-quinone oxidoreductase subunit NuoH — protein MDSTFVIEKGVFIVIIFALTMLMAMYSTWAERKVAAWLQDRVGPNRAGPWGLLQPLADGGKLFAKEEFIPNTPNKFLFIVGPTVAMSTALMTSAVIPWGDKLHLFGRDILLQATDINIGLLYIFGVVSLGVYGIMIGGWASNNKFSLMGAIRAASQMVSYEVAMGLSIIALTMMTGTLSLKEISMQQSEWHWNVFYQPLTFLIFLICAFAELNRTPFDLAECESELIGGYHTEYSSMKMGFYLFAEYANMFISSTIMAVLFFGGYNYPGMGWVSEHLGGNIANVIGMMVLFGKLCGFIFFIMWVRWTIPRFRYDQLMHLGWRILIPLAIANIMITGIVILRSDIAAYFGF, from the coding sequence ATGGATAGTACATTTGTTATAGAGAAAGGTGTTTTTATAGTAATAATTTTTGCTCTTACGATGTTGATGGCTATGTATTCTACATGGGCTGAACGTAAAGTTGCTGCTTGGTTACAAGATAGAGTTGGACCAAACAGAGCAGGACCTTGGGGATTGCTTCAACCACTTGCAGATGGTGGTAAATTATTTGCAAAAGAAGAATTTATCCCAAACACACCTAATAAATTTTTATTTATTGTTGGTCCTACTGTTGCCATGAGTACAGCTTTGATGACAAGTGCTGTTATTCCTTGGGGAGATAAATTACACTTGTTTGGAAGAGATATTTTATTACAAGCAACTGACATTAATATTGGTCTTTTATACATTTTTGGAGTAGTTTCTTTAGGAGTTTACGGCATCATGATTGGTGGTTGGGCTTCTAATAATAAATTCTCTCTGATGGGAGCTATTAGAGCGGCTTCGCAAATGGTTTCTTATGAGGTTGCAATGGGATTGTCTATAATCGCTTTGACGATGATGACAGGAACATTGAGTTTAAAAGAAATCTCCATGCAACAATCAGAATGGCATTGGAATGTTTTTTATCAACCGCTTACTTTCTTGATCTTCTTGATTTGTGCTTTTGCAGAATTAAACAGAACTCCTTTTGATTTAGCGGAATGTGAATCGGAATTAATTGGAGGTTACCATACGGAATATTCTTCGATGAAAATGGGATTCTATTTGTTCGCAGAATATGCAAATATGTTTATTTCTTCGACAATTATGGCTGTCTTGTTCTTTGGTGGATACAATTATCCTGGAATGGGATGGGTTTCAGAACATTTGGGTGGAAATATTGCCAACGTAATTGGAATGATGGTGTTGTTTGGTAAATTATGTGGTTTCATCTTCTTTATCATGTGGGTTCGTTGGACGATACCAAGATTTAGATATGACCAATTGATGCATTTGGGTTGGAGAATTTTGATTCCACTTGCTATTGCAAATATTATGATAACTGGAATAGTAATTTTAAGAAGTGATATCGCTGCTTATTTCGGATTTTAA
- a CDS encoding NADH-quinone oxidoreductase subunit I, with protein sequence MSIETISLSGRKKMVSNKEMTFLERLYLVAIVKGLAITIKHLFKRKATIQYPEQVREMSPVYRGQHMLKRDEEGRENCTACGLCALSCPAEAITMKAAERKADEKHLYREEKYAEIYEINMLRCIFCGLCEEACPKDAIYLTLSKELVPSSYEREDFIFGKDKLVMPMEMALKNTQLKNAN encoded by the coding sequence ATGTCAATAGAAACTATATCCTTATCGGGAAGAAAAAAAATGGTCTCCAATAAAGAGATGACTTTTTTGGAGCGATTGTATTTGGTAGCGATTGTAAAAGGTTTAGCCATTACGATAAAACACTTATTCAAAAGAAAAGCTACGATTCAATATCCTGAGCAAGTACGTGAAATGAGTCCTGTATATCGTGGTCAACACATGTTGAAACGTGATGAAGAAGGTAGAGAAAACTGTACCGCTTGTGGATTATGTGCTTTGTCTTGTCCTGCTGAAGCTATCACAATGAAGGCAGCAGAACGTAAAGCGGATGAAAAACACCTTTACAGAGAAGAAAAATATGCTGAAATATATGAAATCAATATGTTGAGATGTATTTTTTGCGGACTATGTGAAGAAGCTTGTCCAAAAGATGCTATCTATTTGACTTTATCTAAAGAATTAGTTCCTTCTAGTTATGAAAGAGAAGATTTTATTTTTGGAAAAGATAAACTAGTTATGCCAATGGAAATGGCTTTGAAAAACACTCAACTTAAAAACGCTAACTAA
- a CDS encoding NADH-quinone oxidoreductase subunit J, translating to MSTVLILFCVLSAITLLTAFLTIFSRNPIHSAIYLVICFFSIAGHYLLLNAQFLAIVHIIVYSGAIMILLLFTIMLMNLNEADEVHKPRFTRLGAVVSFCLVCLVLIKIFIDSKPIVEYDYTGQDYQSIKVLGKALLNEYMVPFEFASILLLVAMIGTVLLSKKEKLEK from the coding sequence ATGTCAACAGTACTTATTTTATTTTGTGTATTGTCTGCAATCACATTGCTAACAGCTTTTTTAACTATTTTTAGTAGAAATCCAATTCACAGTGCGATTTACTTAGTGATTTGTTTTTTCTCTATTGCAGGGCACTATTTGTTGTTGAATGCTCAGTTTTTAGCCATTGTACATATTATTGTTTACTCTGGAGCGATTATGATTTTATTGCTCTTTACCATAATGTTGATGAATTTGAATGAAGCGGATGAAGTTCATAAACCGCGTTTCACCAGATTAGGAGCTGTAGTTTCCTTTTGTTTGGTATGTTTGGTTTTGATAAAAATATTCATTGATTCTAAACCTATTGTTGAATACGATTATACTGGTCAAGATTACCAATCGATAAAAGTACTCGGAAAAGCATTATTGAATGAGTATATGGTTCCGTTTGAATTTGCTTCTATCTTGTTATTGGTAGCGATGATTGGAACTGTGTTATTGTCTAAAAAAGAAAAATTAGAAAAATAA
- the nuoK gene encoding NADH-quinone oxidoreductase subunit NuoK — protein MNNILTQIGIENYIFLCVTLFCVGIFGVLYRRNAIIVFMSIEIMLNAVNLLFVAFSTYHQDTQGQVFVFFSMAVAAAEVAVGLAILVSIFRNIGSISIDNLKNLKG, from the coding sequence ATGAACAATATTTTAACTCAGATTGGTATAGAGAACTATATCTTCCTATGTGTAACGCTTTTTTGCGTTGGTATTTTTGGAGTTTTATATAGACGAAATGCTATCATTGTATTTATGTCTATTGAAATTATGTTGAATGCTGTTAACTTATTATTTGTAGCTTTCTCTACTTACCATCAAGATACACAAGGTCAAGTATTCGTGTTTTTCTCTATGGCTGTAGCAGCTGCCGAGGTTGCGGTTGGTCTAGCGATATTAGTTTCGATATTTAGAAATATTGGTTCTATTAGTATTGATAATTTAAAAAACTTAAAAGGATAA
- the nuoL gene encoding NADH-quinone oxidoreductase subunit L — translation MDTNLALVLLLTPFLGFLINIFFGKSLGKSVSGIIGTLSIVASFAVAISFFLQINQTQKPISIELFDWIQISKFHVSFGFLLDQLSILWLLFVTGIGSLIHLYSISYMHDDENMHKFFAYLNLFIFFMISLVVGSNLLVMFIGWEGVGLCSYLLIGFWHKNQEYNDAAKKAFIMNRIGDLGLLIGIFILGNMFSTLDFASLKTAIEGTKNLDTYWLSIAALALFIGACGKSAQIPLYTWLPDAMAGPTPVSALIHAATMVTAGIFMVTRMHFLFDLTPEIQTIIAVIGGVTSLVAATIGLVQTDIKKVLAYSTVSQLGLMFLALGFGAYEVAVFHVITHAFFKACLFLGSGSVIHGLHGEQDMRKMGGLKKAMPITFWTMLIASLAISGVPVFSGFFSKDEILMTAFHHNIPLWVVGSVASIMTAFYMFRLMFLTFFKDFRGTEEQKHHLHESPALITFPLIVLAILAAIGGLISLPTDSWLNGYLGPLFSQAAHEEHALGTTEYMLMGIAVIGGLVGIGIAYAKYISKHEIPAEDSEITGVSKVLYNKYYIDELYDAIFVAPINSLSKLFRDYVETGISSVVFGFGKVTSELSLQGKKLQNGSVGLYLFAFVLGLCAIISYLFLAQ, via the coding sequence ATGGATACCAATTTAGCTTTAGTCTTACTATTAACTCCTTTTTTAGGATTTTTAATTAATATTTTCTTTGGGAAGAGCCTTGGGAAATCGGTTTCTGGAATTATAGGAACCCTTTCGATTGTAGCTTCTTTTGCAGTAGCGATTTCTTTCTTTTTACAAATCAATCAAACTCAAAAACCTATAAGCATTGAATTATTTGATTGGATTCAGATTAGTAAATTTCATGTAAGTTTTGGTTTTTTATTAGACCAATTATCCATTTTATGGTTGCTTTTCGTAACTGGAATTGGGTCATTGATTCATTTATATTCTATCAGCTACATGCACGATGATGAGAATATGCATAAGTTTTTTGCGTATTTGAATCTGTTTATTTTCTTCATGATTTCATTAGTAGTAGGTAGTAACTTATTAGTAATGTTTATTGGATGGGAAGGCGTTGGACTTTGTTCATACTTATTAATTGGATTTTGGCATAAAAACCAAGAGTACAACGATGCTGCCAAAAAGGCTTTTATTATGAACCGTATTGGGGATTTAGGTTTATTAATCGGAATCTTCATTCTTGGAAATATGTTCTCTACTTTAGATTTTGCTAGTTTAAAAACAGCAATCGAAGGAACAAAAAATCTTGATACATATTGGTTAAGCATTGCTGCTTTAGCATTGTTTATCGGAGCTTGTGGTAAATCTGCACAAATTCCATTATATACTTGGTTGCCTGATGCGATGGCAGGACCAACTCCTGTTTCTGCATTAATACATGCTGCTACGATGGTAACTGCTGGTATCTTCATGGTAACTAGAATGCACTTTTTATTCGACTTAACTCCAGAAATACAAACTATCATTGCTGTAATTGGGGGTGTAACCTCATTGGTTGCTGCAACTATCGGTTTGGTTCAAACGGATATCAAAAAAGTTCTTGCCTACTCTACTGTTTCTCAATTGGGATTAATGTTTTTGGCTTTAGGTTTTGGTGCTTATGAAGTAGCTGTATTCCACGTAATCACTCACGCTTTCTTTAAAGCTTGTTTGTTCTTAGGTTCTGGTTCAGTAATTCACGGTTTACATGGAGAACAAGATATGCGTAAAATGGGAGGCTTGAAAAAAGCAATGCCTATTACATTTTGGACAATGCTTATTGCTTCATTAGCAATTTCAGGAGTTCCTGTATTTTCAGGGTTTTTCTCTAAAGATGAAATTTTAATGACCGCTTTCCATCATAACATTCCTCTTTGGGTTGTTGGTTCGGTTGCTTCTATCATGACCGCTTTCTATATGTTTAGATTGATGTTCTTAACTTTCTTTAAAGATTTTAGAGGAACAGAAGAACAAAAACACCATTTACATGAAAGCCCTGCATTAATAACATTCCCTTTAATTGTATTAGCAATTTTGGCAGCAATTGGTGGTTTAATCAGTTTGCCAACTGATAGTTGGTTAAATGGTTATTTAGGGCCTTTGTTTTCACAAGCAGCTCATGAAGAACATGCTTTAGGAACTACAGAATACATGTTGATGGGAATTGCTGTTATAGGTGGACTAGTTGGAATAGGAATTGCTTATGCTAAATACATTTCTAAACATGAAATTCCAGCCGAAGATTCGGAAATAACAGGTGTTTCAAAAGTACTTTACAATAAATACTATATTGATGAATTGTATGATGCTATTTTTGTTGCGCCAATAAACAGTTTGTCAAAATTGTTTAGAGACTATGTAGAAACTGGAATTTCATCAGTTGTCTTTGGCTTTGGAAAAGTAACTAGTGAACTTAGCCTTCAAGGTAAAAAATTACAAAACGGAAGTGTTGGACTTTATTTGTTTGCCTTTGTTTTAGGCTTATGTGCCATTATTTCTTATTTATTTTTAGCTCAATAA
- a CDS encoding NuoM family protein: MNVSLILIILLVGAFATYLAGDKLASKVALFFGIASLGCSIVLLNHFNLGENISYISQWITLPKVSFALQADGLSLAMILLTTGLTAIIILSSFGNDFKNAKAIYALILFMSFAMTGTFLASDGLLYYIFWELSLIPIYFIALIWGNGDAEERRKAVVKFFIYTLAGSLFMLVAFIYMYQKAGSFLIEDLYKLKLDINEQKWIFTAFFLAYAIKIPLIPFHTWQANVYQKAPTLGTMLLSGIMLKMGLYSLIRWQLPLAPLAAKEYMYIFIGVGIAGVIYGSIVALRQKDLKKLLAYSSLAHVGLIAAGTYTLTLDGFRGAVLQMIAHGFVVVGLFFAAEIIFRRYETRLISEMGGIRSQSPKFTSMFLIMVLASVALPTTFNFIGEFTVLYSLSQVNIWFALLGGTTIILGAYYMLKMFQHAMLGETNTKVFADVTFSEGLTMVLIIAVLLFFGMYPKPINDLITPSLETILNTINKYN; this comes from the coding sequence ATGAATGTATCTCTAATATTAATCATCCTTTTAGTTGGCGCATTTGCAACTTATTTAGCCGGTGATAAACTTGCTTCAAAAGTGGCTTTATTTTTTGGAATAGCCTCATTGGGTTGCTCAATAGTTTTATTAAATCATTTTAATTTAGGCGAAAACATTAGCTACATCAGCCAATGGATTACCTTACCTAAAGTTTCTTTTGCATTACAAGCTGATGGATTATCGTTGGCAATGATTTTATTGACAACTGGCTTGACCGCCATTATCATCTTATCTTCATTTGGTAATGATTTCAAAAATGCAAAAGCGATTTATGCTCTAATATTGTTCATGTCTTTTGCTATGACAGGAACTTTCTTGGCAAGCGACGGACTTTTATATTACATCTTCTGGGAATTATCATTAATCCCAATTTACTTTATCGCTTTAATTTGGGGTAACGGTGATGCAGAAGAACGCAGAAAAGCAGTTGTTAAATTTTTCATCTATACACTTGCAGGTTCATTGTTTATGTTGGTTGCATTTATTTATATGTACCAAAAAGCAGGAAGCTTCTTAATTGAAGATTTATATAAGTTAAAGTTAGATATTAACGAACAAAAATGGATTTTTACCGCTTTCTTCTTAGCGTATGCTATTAAAATTCCTTTGATTCCTTTCCATACTTGGCAAGCGAACGTATACCAAAAAGCACCAACTCTTGGTACAATGCTTTTATCTGGTATAATGTTAAAAATGGGATTATACAGTTTAATTCGTTGGCAATTGCCTTTAGCTCCATTAGCAGCTAAAGAATACATGTATATTTTTATTGGAGTTGGAATTGCAGGAGTAATTTATGGTTCAATTGTAGCGTTAAGACAAAAAGACCTTAAAAAATTATTGGCTTATTCATCTCTTGCTCACGTTGGACTAATTGCTGCTGGAACTTATACATTAACTCTTGATGGATTTAGAGGAGCGGTTTTACAAATGATTGCTCACGGTTTTGTGGTAGTTGGATTGTTTTTTGCTGCTGAAATCATTTTTAGAAGATACGAAACTAGATTAATTTCAGAAATGGGAGGTATTCGTTCTCAATCTCCAAAATTCACTTCTATGTTTTTGATTATGGTATTGGCATCTGTGGCTTTACCAACAACTTTCAACTTTATTGGAGAATTTACCGTTTTATATAGCCTTTCTCAAGTAAATATTTGGTTTGCCCTATTAGGTGGAACAACTATTATTTTAGGAGCCTATTATATGCTAAAAATGTTTCAACATGCAATGTTAGGAGAAACCAATACTAAAGTATTTGCTGATGTTACTTTCTCTGAAGGTTTGACAATGGTACTAATTATTGCGGTTTTGCTTTTCTTCGGAATGTATCCAAAACCAATCAATGATTTGATAACACCAAGTCTTGAAACTATTTTAAACACTATTAATAAATACAATTAA
- a CDS encoding NADH-quinone oxidoreductase subunit N, with the protein MTTLIAIIGLGVLCLIFEIFDFRKAIIPITIIGLLAILGLTVSEFNSPASYHNNMIVVSKFSVSFSSLFIVLTIFLVALSHNFYENHQSKISDFITIKIFLLAGAVAMVSFGNLAMFFLGIEILSISLYVLAASDRTKIKSNEAGMKYFLMGSFASGIILFGICMIYGAMGSFDIIEISDMSQSAELPIWFPIGIALVTIGMLFKIAAVPFHFWAPDVYEGSPTLTTALMSTLAKVVAIATLYKLLSSMNADINYSFQIVVVVISILSMTVGNIMALRQVNVKRMLAFSGVSHAGFMLMTLLSLSTSAGSLLYYTTAYSLAGIAAFSVILYVCKNRDNEDIVNFHGLGKTNPLLAAILTASLLSMAGIPIFAGFFAKLVLFSQTIQAGYLVVVIFAVINSIISVGYYFKLILAMYTKEPNEARGGTAYIYHAVAIIAIVLNIILGLFPSLVLDLLA; encoded by the coding sequence ATGACAACATTAATAGCTATAATAGGATTAGGTGTTTTATGCCTTATTTTTGAAATCTTTGATTTTAGAAAAGCAATTATTCCAATAACAATTATTGGGTTATTAGCCATTCTAGGTCTTACTGTTTCTGAATTTAATTCTCCTGCGAGTTACCATAACAATATGATTGTTGTGAGTAAATTTTCGGTTTCATTCTCTAGTTTATTCATAGTACTGACTATATTTTTGGTCGCTTTAAGCCATAACTTCTACGAAAATCACCAAAGTAAAATTTCTGATTTCATTACCATAAAAATATTCTTATTGGCTGGAGCTGTTGCTATGGTTTCTTTTGGAAATCTTGCTATGTTCTTTTTAGGAATCGAAATATTATCTATTTCTCTTTATGTTCTTGCAGCAAGCGATAGAACGAAGATTAAAAGTAATGAAGCGGGTATGAAATACTTCCTAATGGGATCATTTGCCTCAGGAATAATTTTATTTGGTATCTGTATGATTTACGGAGCAATGGGTTCTTTTGATATTATTGAAATTAGTGATATGTCACAATCAGCTGAATTGCCAATTTGGTTTCCAATAGGAATTGCTTTGGTGACTATTGGAATGTTATTTAAAATCGCAGCTGTTCCGTTTCATTTCTGGGCTCCAGACGTTTACGAAGGTTCGCCTACACTGACCACTGCATTAATGAGTACTTTGGCAAAAGTAGTAGCGATTGCAACTCTTTATAAATTATTATCTAGCATGAATGCAGACATCAATTACTCTTTCCAAATTGTTGTTGTCGTTATTTCCATTCTTTCTATGACAGTGGGTAATATTATGGCATTAAGACAAGTCAATGTGAAACGTATGCTAGCTTTCTCTGGTGTTTCTCATGCAGGATTTATGTTAATGACATTATTAAGTTTATCAACTTCAGCAGGAAGTTTATTGTATTATACAACTGCTTATTCACTAGCTGGTATTGCTGCATTTAGTGTTATATTATATGTTTGTAAAAACAGAGATAATGAAGATATTGTCAACTTCCATGGATTAGGAAAAACAAATCCATTATTGGCTGCAATCCTAACTGCATCATTACTTTCTATGGCCGGTATTCCAATCTTTGCAGGTTTCTTTGCTAAGTTGGTTTTATTCAGTCAAACTATTCAAGCAGGTTATTTAGTCGTTGTTATATTTGCTGTTATCAACTCTATTATTAGTGTTGGTTACTACTTTAAATTAATCTTAGCAATGTACACCAAAGAACCGAATGAAGCTCGTGGAGGAACAGCATATATATATCATGCCGTTGCAATTATAGCTATTGTTCTAAACATCATTTTAGGATTATTCCCTTCTCTGGTTTTAGATTTATTAGCATAA
- a CDS encoding lipopolysaccharide assembly protein LapB — MLIINLNLQIMNGIFKNIFALLLLIPSVYAQKSQIKEAQKELKAGNSEQALAILSPVEYLISNAPVDDRIHFYYVQATALVNLANNNINSAKNLSKAILALTDLIQVESESNDIKYSTEAVEMLYRIKNNLVVSAKNDLAAENFAESSNKFYQAYLIDKKDTLQLYNAAMSYKNGDDIDSALKCFEELKTIKYNGNIAVFIAYNKKLLVDEYFPTIEERDTKIQSGSHMRPNVKFYSKRGEISKNIALIYVQKGFKEKAIKAIEMAKKFNGIDESLNVVEANLYLETKDYETFDHLATFILELNNKNAQLASDFGINCEKELYYEGAEYYYKKAISMDPLYAASYIKLSALLIGKGNAIDSNIKSLETTEANKKMIAELKLQKEQILKSVQTYLQKVVNIDPFNNNAKELMASINITTNVKSKAFASGE; from the coding sequence TTGTTAATTATTAATCTAAACCTGCAAATTATGAATGGTATTTTTAAAAATATTTTCGCTTTACTTTTATTAATACCATCAGTGTACGCTCAAAAGAGTCAAATTAAAGAAGCACAAAAAGAATTGAAAGCAGGGAATTCTGAGCAAGCTTTGGCAATTCTTTCTCCTGTAGAATATTTAATAAGTAATGCTCCTGTTGATGATAGAATTCATTTTTATTACGTACAGGCTACGGCTTTAGTAAACCTTGCGAATAATAATATAAATTCGGCTAAAAATTTATCAAAAGCTATTTTGGCACTTACTGATTTAATACAGGTTGAGAGCGAATCAAATGATATAAAATATTCAACAGAAGCTGTTGAAATGTTATATAGAATTAAAAATAATCTTGTAGTTAGTGCTAAGAATGATTTGGCTGCCGAAAATTTTGCAGAATCTTCTAATAAATTTTATCAAGCTTATTTGATTGATAAAAAAGATACATTGCAGTTGTACAATGCGGCAATGTCTTATAAAAATGGAGATGATATTGATTCTGCATTAAAATGTTTTGAAGAGTTAAAGACAATTAAATATAATGGAAATATTGCCGTTTTTATTGCATATAATAAAAAGCTATTGGTAGATGAATATTTTCCTACTATAGAAGAAAGAGACACTAAAATTCAAAGTGGTTCACATATGCGTCCAAATGTAAAATTTTATTCAAAAAGGGGTGAAATTTCTAAAAATATAGCTTTGATTTATGTTCAAAAGGGTTTTAAAGAAAAAGCGATAAAAGCTATTGAAATGGCTAAAAAGTTTAATGGCATAGATGAGTCATTAAATGTAGTTGAAGCTAATTTGTATTTGGAAACCAAAGATTATGAAACCTTTGATCATTTGGCAACATTTATTTTAGAACTAAACAATAAAAATGCTCAATTGGCCTCTGATTTTGGTATAAATTGTGAGAAAGAGTTGTATTATGAAGGAGCGGAATACTATTATAAAAAAGCAATTAGTATGGATCCATTATATGCCGCTAGTTATATTAAATTATCTGCATTATTGATCGGAAAAGGAAATGCTATAGATTCTAATATTAAAAGTTTGGAGACTACAGAAGCGAATAAAAAAATGATCGCAGAGTTGAAGTTACAAAAAGAGCAGATTTTAAAAAGTGTTCAAACTTATCTTCAAAAAGTTGTAAATATAGACCCATTTAATAACAATGCGAAGGAATTAATGGCTAGTATTAATATTACTACTAATGTTAAATCTAAAGCTTTTGCATCTGGTGAATAA
- a CDS encoding helix-turn-helix transcriptional regulator, with the protein MGTTKHLDFDQETNAIAEICKALGHPTRMQIMTLLWNKNNRTCGEIVSLIPLAQSTISKHLLELKKANLLNVKNVGKKTIYSIEVEKIQVLKKYFTNYLSNKLLSNEIEIIKTTSSTPKIKKADKLYLKQHNYQFPDKKNGSEQENIE; encoded by the coding sequence ATGGGAACAACTAAACACTTAGATTTCGATCAAGAAACAAATGCAATCGCTGAAATTTGCAAAGCACTAGGGCATCCAACACGCATGCAAATAATGACCTTATTATGGAATAAAAACAACAGAACCTGTGGCGAAATTGTTTCTCTGATTCCATTGGCACAATCAACAATTTCTAAACATTTATTAGAATTAAAAAAAGCTAATTTATTAAATGTAAAAAATGTTGGAAAGAAAACTATCTATTCCATAGAAGTAGAAAAAATACAAGTTCTCAAAAAATATTTCACTAATTATTTATCAAATAAATTACTCTCAAATGAAATAGAGATAATAAAAACTACTTCTTCAACCCCAAAAATTAAGAAAGCAGACAAATTATACTTAAAACAACACAACTATCAATTTCCAGACAAAAAAAATGGCTCTGAGCAAGAAAACATAGAGTAG
- a CDS encoding DsbA family protein, which yields MENQLKVQIWSDVMCPFCYIGKRKIEEALTQFENKESVEIEWKSFQLDPSFVATEGESIAEHLAEKYGRDIDWAQSSLENMTENAKNSGLEFHFEKSILANSLNAHRLMHLAKKHNLSNELKEQLFKGYLTDGKDVNNWNTLEEIGVKVGLPIQEIVELITSNDYIDEVRQDQLQAQSLGVTGVPFFVFDNKYAVSGAQATDVFLKTLEKSWEEGNFKTPLQMQNPTDANSCGIDGCE from the coding sequence ATGGAAAATCAATTGAAAGTACAAATCTGGTCAGATGTAATGTGTCCATTTTGTTATATAGGAAAAAGAAAAATAGAGGAAGCATTAACTCAATTTGAAAATAAAGAATCTGTTGAAATCGAATGGAAAAGTTTTCAATTAGATCCGTCTTTTGTAGCTACAGAAGGTGAAAGCATAGCAGAGCATTTGGCTGAAAAATACGGGCGAGATATAGATTGGGCTCAATCATCATTAGAAAATATGACTGAGAATGCCAAAAATTCAGGACTTGAGTTTCATTTTGAAAAATCAATTTTAGCGAATTCATTAAACGCACACCGATTAATGCATTTAGCAAAAAAGCACAATCTATCCAATGAATTAAAAGAGCAACTTTTCAAAGGGTATTTAACTGATGGTAAAGATGTAAACAATTGGAATACGCTTGAAGAAATTGGAGTAAAAGTAGGATTACCAATCCAAGAAATAGTAGAGCTTATAACAAGTAACGACTATATTGATGAAGTTAGACAAGATCAACTACAGGCTCAATCGTTGGGTGTGACAGGGGTTCCGTTCTTTGTATTCGACAATAAATACGCAGTATCTGGAGCACAAGCAACTGATGTTTTCTTGAAAACCCTTGAAAAATCTTGGGAAGAAGGAAATTTTAAAACTCCATTGCAAATGCAAAACCCTACAGACGCTAATAGTTGTGGCATTGATGGTTGCGAATAA